One Armatimonadota bacterium genomic window carries:
- the atpF gene encoding F0F1 ATP synthase subunit B, with translation MSQDNSTSKGSIWPGIIIGAVLMFGGAFMDRSLHLTDEEYKTKVAAAAQEAKESGKPAEPVGHWKVDQLNTLDEQGLPINPGISIATIGVLLITFPLIRVFYTDPLKQSIDERNGNLEATFSEVESLRNEMATMKSDYEKKLAASEADAREKINAQIKEAQALRQSLMAEAASKSDALLKQAQEEIAGEKAKALRDIQVHVTDLALLAAEKVVGKNMDNETNRKLVADFVNDLEVAN, from the coding sequence ATGTCTCAAGATAATTCGACATCAAAAGGAAGCATTTGGCCTGGCATCATCATCGGTGCCGTCCTGATGTTTGGTGGCGCCTTCATGGATAGGTCCCTGCACCTGACCGACGAAGAGTACAAAACCAAAGTTGCAGCCGCCGCGCAAGAAGCCAAGGAATCCGGCAAGCCCGCCGAGCCTGTTGGTCACTGGAAAGTCGACCAGCTTAACACGCTCGACGAACAGGGTCTTCCGATCAATCCAGGCATCTCGATCGCAACGATCGGCGTCCTGCTGATCACCTTCCCGCTGATCCGAGTCTTCTACACCGATCCGCTGAAGCAGTCCATCGACGAGCGAAACGGCAACCTGGAAGCCACATTTTCCGAGGTTGAATCGCTTCGCAACGAAATGGCCACGATGAAGTCGGATTACGAGAAGAAGCTCGCCGCCAGCGAAGCCGATGCCCGAGAAAAGATCAACGCCCAAATCAAGGAAGCCCAAGCCCTGCGCCAATCGCTCATGGCCGAAGCCGCTTCCAAGTCCGACGCTCTGCTGAAGCAGGCGCAGGAAGAGATTGCCGGCGAAAAAGCGAAGGCACTTCGAGACATCCAAGTTCACGTTACCGACCTTGCCCTCCTGGCAGCCGAAAAGGTCGTTGGCAAGAACATGGACAACGAGACGAACCGCAAGCTCGTCGCCGACTTTGTGAACGATCTGGAGGTCGCCAACTAA
- a CDS encoding MmcQ/YjbR family DNA-binding protein — MDPLAEKVLTETRKAALALPLVTEKLSHGEPTWFVDGKKSFAMFCTYHHGMRLGIWMAAPPGAQEMLIQSDGEKFYRPPYVGPRGWVGVNLDGEVDWDELADLLKEAYRAVAPPKYLKMLEETP, encoded by the coding sequence ATGGATCCGCTGGCAGAAAAAGTCTTAACCGAGACGCGGAAGGCGGCATTGGCCCTCCCGTTGGTAACCGAGAAGCTCAGCCACGGCGAGCCGACTTGGTTCGTGGACGGCAAGAAGTCGTTCGCCATGTTCTGCACCTACCACCACGGCATGAGGCTGGGAATTTGGATGGCAGCCCCTCCCGGCGCCCAAGAAATGCTGATCCAAAGCGATGGCGAGAAGTTCTACCGGCCGCCGTACGTCGGCCCGCGCGGTTGGGTCGGCGTGAACCTCGACGGCGAAGTCGATTGGGACGAACTCGCCGACCTTCTGAAGGAGGCCTATCGCGCCGTTGCACCGCCCAAGTATCTGAAGATGCTCGAAGAGACACCGTAG
- the ispF gene encoding 2-C-methyl-D-erythritol 2,4-cyclodiphosphate synthase: MKIAAVILAAGSGTRFGGDKLAYKLRGVPIWKHSFLTYLNHPEVAEVIVVCSENNYPAIKAEVGESAEVILGGDTRTASTIAGLWKASKTNCDGILFHDAARPFVSADIIDRVIERVRAGEAVAAAIPSIDTMKRADDGAIVEHLQRKSLVAMQTPQGGPVQMFVKAFAAVQEPCTDDMEVLSKAGYNTGWVMGDAANFKITNPEDLLRARSLARMETRTGLGYDIHRFSTDPARPCWLGGILFEGEVGLEGHSDADVVLHAVVDALLGAISAGDIGQLFPNTDATNKNRDSAEFLLEAKRLIDEVGWTVVNLDIAIQAEKPKIMPRALDIRTRIAGLLDINLDRVSIKATTQEGLGAIGRGEGIAAFATCNVSR, from the coding sequence ATGAAGATTGCGGCGGTGATTCTCGCCGCAGGCTCAGGAACTCGGTTCGGCGGTGACAAGCTCGCGTACAAACTGCGCGGCGTCCCCATTTGGAAGCACAGCTTCCTCACCTATCTAAACCATCCCGAGGTCGCCGAAGTCATCGTCGTCTGTTCTGAAAACAACTATCCGGCCATCAAAGCCGAAGTCGGCGAGTCCGCCGAAGTCATCCTCGGGGGCGACACCCGCACGGCGAGCACCATCGCCGGACTCTGGAAGGCATCCAAGACCAACTGCGACGGAATCCTTTTCCATGATGCTGCTCGTCCCTTCGTCTCCGCCGACATTATCGATCGGGTCATCGAGCGGGTGAGGGCGGGAGAAGCCGTTGCCGCCGCCATCCCCAGCATCGACACCATGAAGCGGGCCGACGATGGCGCGATCGTCGAGCATCTTCAGCGCAAATCCCTCGTGGCGATGCAGACACCTCAAGGGGGCCCCGTCCAGATGTTCGTCAAAGCGTTTGCCGCCGTTCAGGAGCCCTGCACCGACGATATGGAAGTCCTGAGCAAAGCCGGATACAATACCGGCTGGGTCATGGGCGACGCGGCAAACTTCAAAATTACGAATCCCGAGGACCTCTTGCGCGCCAGGTCCCTGGCTAGGATGGAGACCCGCACCGGGCTCGGCTACGATATCCACCGATTTTCGACCGATCCCGCTCGCCCGTGCTGGCTAGGCGGCATCCTGTTCGAGGGAGAGGTTGGGCTTGAGGGGCACTCCGATGCCGACGTGGTGCTCCACGCAGTCGTTGACGCCCTCCTCGGAGCCATCTCCGCCGGCGACATTGGTCAGCTCTTCCCGAACACCGACGCGACCAACAAGAACCGCGACTCAGCCGAGTTTTTGCTGGAAGCCAAGCGCCTCATTGATGAAGTCGGTTGGACCGTCGTCAACCTCGACATCGCGATCCAGGCCGAAAAGCCAAAGATCATGCCGAGAGCGCTCGACATCCGAACGCGAATCGCCGGACTGCTCGACATCAACCTAGACCGCGTAAGCATCAAGGCGACAACCCAAGAAGGCTTGGGCGCCATCGGTCGCGGAGAAGGCATCGCCGCATTCGCAACCTGTAACGTCAGTCGATAA
- a CDS encoding PIN domain-containing protein: MEKPQPQIKSQKTKSVLQVAIPAVFAIFTATLCGAYGPQVVDDFAKRLNDEYQPPNSIIVTTVPLVVGGIMLGWFLGSLLIRSTERFGRRWDRTDDSEKVTWFVGGVTGFLAATFFITLFSQFNIQKPIVALLVFGLAILFSVLTIFGLHSMKESLPWYRGKVRGKRTGIKILDTNVIIDGRVYDVARAGFIEGNVYVPKFVLEELQYIADSHDGLRRQRGRRGLEILKLMQSEFEVEVGTHDQLALDEGDGVDARLVRLALAVGGDLVTNDHNLNRVATLQEVRVLNINDLALSLRPNVLPQEHLEILVHREGNQSGQGVGYLEDGTMVIIENGRRHIGETIDVMVTQVIQTERGKLIFAEVPGEDEPPRRPGVRRHHT, from the coding sequence ATGGAAAAACCACAGCCTCAGATAAAGAGCCAGAAGACGAAAAGCGTCCTGCAGGTCGCGATTCCTGCCGTCTTCGCCATCTTTACCGCGACTCTTTGCGGCGCCTATGGCCCTCAGGTCGTCGATGACTTCGCTAAGCGCCTCAACGACGAATATCAGCCGCCCAATTCGATTATCGTCACGACGGTGCCGCTGGTCGTCGGCGGCATCATGCTGGGCTGGTTCCTCGGCTCACTCCTCATCCGCTCGACCGAGCGATTTGGCCGACGATGGGACCGCACCGATGATTCAGAAAAGGTCACCTGGTTCGTGGGCGGCGTCACCGGATTTCTGGCCGCCACCTTTTTCATCACGCTGTTCTCGCAGTTCAATATCCAAAAGCCGATCGTCGCGCTGTTGGTGTTCGGCCTCGCCATCCTCTTCTCAGTGCTGACGATCTTCGGCCTGCACTCGATGAAGGAGTCCCTGCCTTGGTACCGCGGCAAGGTACGCGGCAAGCGAACCGGCATCAAGATTCTCGACACCAACGTCATCATCGACGGACGTGTCTACGATGTCGCCCGCGCCGGATTCATCGAGGGCAACGTCTACGTGCCCAAGTTCGTTCTCGAAGAGCTTCAGTACATCGCCGATAGCCACGACGGCCTGCGCCGACAGCGTGGACGCCGAGGTCTGGAGATTCTCAAGCTGATGCAGTCGGAGTTTGAGGTTGAAGTCGGAACCCATGACCAACTCGCGCTGGATGAAGGCGACGGAGTTGACGCCCGACTGGTGCGCCTCGCCCTCGCGGTTGGCGGCGACCTCGTCACCAACGATCACAATTTGAACCGCGTTGCGACCCTCCAAGAGGTTCGCGTCCTCAATATTAACGATCTCGCTCTTTCGCTTCGTCCGAATGTACTACCGCAGGAGCATCTGGAAATCTTGGTCCACCGCGAAGGCAACCAGTCTGGCCAGGGCGTGGGCTACCTCGAAGACGGAACCATGGTCATCATCGAAAACGGTCGACGCCACATCGGTGAGACGATCGACGTGATGGTCACCCAAGTCATCCAAACCGAGCGCGGCAAACTGATCTTTGCCGAGGTGCCGGGCGAGGACGAGCCGCCGCGCCGTCCCGGCGTCCGTCGGCACCACACATGA
- the atpB gene encoding F0F1 ATP synthase subunit A — translation MMNLSSLTTLPLAEEEQFVSFKGWAFYLLIVIVFICVFLGYAKKGYNGRVFTSKVSRLAEQLYLFLENMVLGAIGPHGRKYLPLAAGFWILIFVSNILALLAPMSPTTVLSFNVGLAVASIAYVQYEGIKANGFFGHVTHFAGPKLGLALLPITLMIFVIEIFSELMKNMSLSIRLFANMHGGHAAVESMNSLFFGLSVPGLNLVPLGEFLLPLKILTCVVQALVFTLLTCVYLGLVTSHGHGDEAHAH, via the coding sequence ATGATGAACCTTAGCAGCTTGACCACCCTGCCCCTAGCAGAAGAAGAGCAGTTCGTATCTTTTAAGGGTTGGGCCTTCTATTTGCTGATTGTCATCGTCTTCATCTGCGTCTTTCTTGGATACGCCAAGAAAGGCTACAACGGTCGAGTTTTCACCAGCAAAGTTTCTCGATTGGCGGAACAGCTTTACCTGTTCCTTGAGAACATGGTCCTCGGCGCGATCGGCCCACACGGTCGAAAGTATCTGCCTCTTGCCGCTGGATTCTGGATTCTGATCTTTGTGAGCAACATTCTCGCACTCCTCGCGCCAATGTCGCCAACGACGGTTCTTAGCTTCAACGTCGGACTTGCCGTCGCCTCCATCGCCTACGTGCAGTACGAAGGCATCAAGGCAAACGGATTTTTCGGTCACGTGACTCACTTCGCCGGTCCCAAGCTCGGTCTCGCGCTTCTGCCCATCACGCTCATGATCTTCGTCATCGAGATCTTCTCCGAGCTGATGAAGAACATGTCGCTCAGCATTCGACTCTTTGCCAACATGCACGGTGGCCATGCCGCTGTAGAGTCGATGAATAGCCTCTTTTTCGGCCTGAGTGTTCCCGGTCTGAACCTCGTTCCCCTTGGCGAGTTCCTGCTTCCGCTCAAAATCCTGACGTGCGTCGTTCAGGCCCTGGTATTTACGCTTCTCACCTGCGTTTACCTCGGCTTGGTCACGAGCCACGGTCATGGTGACGAAGCTCACGCCCACTAA
- a CDS encoding adenylate kinase: protein MARHLSEETSIPWTEVDTLTWDPGWVEVPVETQRDRIQAICAQDEWILDSAYGKWLEIPLERVELIIGLDYPRWRSLRQLLWRTVSRSITKEKVCNGNVESLRGMFSRDSIIGWHFKSFARKRERVYQWAKDPRWTVVILRHPRELDAWLAEVMS from the coding sequence ATGGCCCGGCATTTGAGCGAAGAGACAAGCATCCCTTGGACCGAGGTCGATACCCTCACTTGGGACCCCGGCTGGGTCGAGGTGCCGGTCGAGACTCAACGAGATCGGATTCAGGCGATCTGTGCTCAGGATGAATGGATTCTCGATTCAGCCTATGGGAAGTGGCTTGAGATTCCGCTTGAACGGGTTGAGTTGATCATCGGGCTCGACTATCCCCGTTGGCGCTCTCTGCGACAGCTTTTGTGGCGGACGGTCAGCCGCTCGATCACCAAAGAGAAGGTGTGCAACGGGAATGTGGAGTCCTTGCGCGGGATGTTCTCGAGGGATAGCATCATTGGCTGGCATTTCAAGTCCTTTGCGAGGAAGCGGGAGCGGGTGTACCAATGGGCGAAGGACCCGCGCTGGACGGTGGTGATTCTTCGGCATCCACGTGAGCTTGATGCGTGGCTTGCTGAGGTGATGAGTTAG
- the atpG gene encoding ATP synthase F1 subunit gamma: MATLKQIRQRIRAAKNIQQITKAMKLVAAARLKKATDRVLEARPYADKLKDIMTSMSASGSLPAHPLLTKRDVNNVLVLVLTSDRGLAGAFNTSILRKATDFFKSLNGKPLHLLTYGKKANQFFGKRGYSIVDSYSAPSAGADLSDAVAITRKAREMFETGQVDAVYVVYSKFISAIRQIPQVVQLLPIEAPDTSEGALGGEVEFEPSADVVLNTLLPRYFQTLVWQAMLESTASEFGARMSAMTAATDNAGKMIHTLTLKANRERQAAITKEILEVVGGAEALG; this comes from the coding sequence ATGGCCACTCTTAAGCAGATTCGACAACGCATCCGTGCGGCAAAGAACATCCAGCAGATCACGAAAGCGATGAAGCTGGTTGCGGCGGCGCGCCTCAAGAAGGCGACCGACCGAGTTCTCGAAGCTCGCCCTTACGCCGACAAGCTCAAGGACATCATGACCAGCATGTCGGCGTCGGGTAGCCTGCCCGCCCACCCGCTCCTCACCAAGCGCGACGTCAACAACGTGCTGGTGCTGGTGCTCACCTCCGACCGAGGTCTGGCCGGTGCGTTCAACACGTCGATTCTTCGTAAAGCTACCGACTTCTTCAAGTCGCTCAACGGAAAGCCGCTTCACTTGCTGACCTACGGCAAGAAGGCGAACCAGTTCTTTGGCAAGCGCGGATACTCCATCGTCGATAGCTACTCGGCCCCGTCGGCTGGCGCTGACCTATCCGATGCCGTCGCTATCACCCGCAAAGCGAGAGAGATGTTCGAAACTGGGCAGGTCGACGCCGTTTACGTCGTCTACTCCAAGTTCATTTCCGCCATCCGCCAGATTCCCCAGGTTGTCCAGTTGCTTCCCATCGAAGCGCCCGACACCAGCGAGGGCGCTCTCGGCGGCGAGGTCGAATTCGAACCAAGCGCCGACGTGGTTCTCAACACGCTCCTTCCCCGGTACTTCCAAACCCTTGTTTGGCAAGCGATGCTGGAGTCCACCGCATCCGAATTCGGTGCGAGAATGAGCGCGATGACCGCCGCAACCGACAACGCGGGCAAGATGATCCACACGCTCACGCTGAAGGCAAACCGCGAACGCCAAGCCGCGATCACCAAGGAAATCCTGGAAGTCGTCGGCGGCGCCGAAGCCCTCGGCTAA
- a CDS encoding PEP-CTERM sorting domain-containing protein gives MYHAPGRVIMSRMSFLSLAVSFSLAGVASAQGSFNFQKVDIQEGYNPTSINSSGAMLGDFYGTTEMWTQQYGLTQVTKQSGDSYLSTISESGRVYGSSNGSIIRFDPYGGRQTIVTNANTQFSIVATNDQDNLLLRGVSAAGTSYYVCGLGGLQQITIPTSSNFTPTQIMRDGSVFGTVPGGTNEVGTPGVNIVRWNGDGTTSAVAHSALNFSSYGYSKSQSFDYLPSGYSVVKTLVSTSDTSSSSQGFSYDVYAPDGSMYEATADYYSSHIGGFQSGFAPKVFLNDGTMIGSTLYPYQAKTIYSFSHPEGVEMDSSFFATGSSIPDSILCGASNGRMVGTAMVDGHQEYYMTNFGTVPEPASLAALGLGALALLRRRRK, from the coding sequence ATGTATCATGCACCAGGGAGAGTGATCATGTCTCGAATGTCCTTTTTGTCTCTCGCGGTTTCTTTTAGCCTGGCTGGTGTCGCATCGGCGCAGGGCAGTTTCAACTTTCAAAAGGTCGATATTCAGGAGGGCTACAACCCGACGTCGATCAATAGCAGCGGCGCAATGCTCGGCGACTTTTATGGAACGACCGAGATGTGGACCCAACAGTATGGCCTGACGCAGGTTACCAAGCAGTCGGGCGACTCGTATCTTTCGACGATTTCCGAGTCTGGTCGCGTGTATGGCAGTTCGAATGGGTCGATTATTCGGTTCGATCCATACGGCGGGCGGCAGACCATCGTCACGAACGCAAACACGCAGTTTTCGATCGTGGCGACGAACGACCAGGACAATCTGCTCCTCCGTGGAGTCAGCGCAGCGGGTACCAGCTACTATGTGTGCGGCTTGGGCGGTCTGCAACAGATCACGATTCCCACGAGCAGCAATTTCACGCCGACCCAGATCATGCGCGACGGATCGGTGTTCGGAACCGTGCCGGGAGGTACGAATGAGGTAGGCACTCCGGGTGTGAACATCGTTCGGTGGAACGGAGATGGCACGACTTCGGCGGTTGCTCATTCGGCCCTGAACTTCAGCAGTTACGGCTACAGCAAGTCTCAGTCGTTCGACTATCTGCCCAGCGGGTATTCAGTGGTGAAGACACTCGTGAGCACGTCGGACACCAGTTCGAGCAGTCAGGGGTTCAGCTACGATGTCTACGCGCCAGACGGCTCTATGTACGAGGCGACGGCCGACTATTATTCTTCTCACATTGGAGGCTTTCAGTCGGGCTTTGCGCCGAAGGTCTTTTTGAACGACGGGACGATGATCGGCAGTACGCTGTATCCCTACCAGGCTAAGACGATCTACTCCTTTAGTCACCCCGAAGGCGTCGAGATGGATTCGTCGTTTTTTGCGACGGGATCGTCGATTCCCGATTCGATTCTGTGCGGCGCGTCGAACGGAAGGATGGTCGGGACGGCCATGGTCGATGGGCATCAGGAGTACTACATGACAAACTTTGGGACGGTCCCAGAACCGGCGTCGTTGGCCGCGCTAGGACTTGGCGCGTTGGCCCTCCTACGACGGCGAAGAAAGTAG
- the atpH gene encoding ATP synthase F1 subunit delta, which yields MAEESVSRRYATALFESAKDSKVVASVEADLVTIESLLTNDGDFRAFILSPGRDRTEKITLFDKVFGDRITALTCRFVKLMLEKRREEELPGIRAEFSELRRADEGTISATVTSAVELTKAEQKQIDEKLAAKLGKKVETQFEIDPSLIGGVRVAYGDFIIDGSVRGSLNRLRDTLRQDTLKQA from the coding sequence ATGGCAGAGGAGAGCGTAAGCCGCCGTTATGCAACCGCCCTTTTCGAGTCCGCCAAGGATTCGAAAGTGGTGGCCAGTGTCGAAGCCGATCTCGTTACGATCGAATCGCTTCTGACAAATGACGGCGACTTCCGCGCCTTTATCCTCAGCCCCGGACGCGACCGAACCGAAAAGATCACGCTGTTCGACAAAGTCTTCGGTGATCGCATCACCGCCCTAACTTGCCGCTTCGTCAAGCTCATGCTCGAAAAGCGGCGCGAAGAAGAACTGCCCGGCATTCGAGCCGAGTTCAGCGAACTTCGAAGAGCCGACGAAGGCACCATCAGCGCGACGGTGACCAGCGCGGTGGAACTGACCAAAGCCGAGCAGAAGCAGATCGACGAAAAACTCGCTGCCAAACTGGGCAAGAAGGTCGAGACACAGTTTGAAATCGATCCAAGCCTCATCGGCGGCGTCCGAGTTGCTTACGGAGATTTTATTATCGACGGTAGCGTTCGAGGGTCCCTCAACCGGCTCCGAGACACGCTTCGACAAGACACCCTTAAACAGGCATAG
- a CDS encoding F0F1 ATP synthase subunit alpha, which translates to MAIRPEEITDILRQQLEQFDKSAKKENVGTVIQVGDGIARVYGLPNCQMGELLEFPHGVVGLALNLEEESVGAVLIGDDTKITEGDPVRETGRIIQVPVGKALLGRVVNALGQPIDNKGPIASDEFRLLETIAPGVVDRQPVTEPLQTGIKAIDAMIPIGRGQRELVIGDRQTGKTAICIDTIINQKKTHEPGGSPVYCIYVACGQKASNVARVVKTLEEHGALEYTTIVLASASDSNAEQYLAPFAGAAIGEYYRDNGMHALVIYDDLTKQAQAYRAVSLLLRRPPGREAYPGDVFYLHSRLLERAAKVSDANGGGSLTALPIIETQSGDVSAYIPTNVISITDGQIYLEPDLFFAGVRPAINVGISVSRVGGNAQIKAMKQVAGKLKLEMAQFRDVAAFAQFASDLDKSTQMQLIRGQRLTELLKQDLVSPLDVVDQIIAIYAGSLGVLDNLSNDQVKPFEQGLLGFVKAKYSDVVETVRSTKALSKETEETLTKAIKEYEAEFAKSGPKGYTQYDTGKDTAEDAVKANM; encoded by the coding sequence ATGGCCATTCGACCAGAAGAGATTACAGACATCCTCCGACAACAGCTTGAGCAGTTCGATAAGAGCGCCAAGAAGGAAAATGTCGGAACCGTTATCCAAGTTGGTGACGGTATTGCCCGAGTCTACGGACTGCCCAACTGTCAGATGGGTGAACTCCTTGAGTTCCCGCACGGCGTCGTTGGCCTGGCGTTGAACCTCGAAGAGGAATCCGTTGGTGCGGTTCTCATCGGCGACGACACCAAGATCACCGAAGGCGACCCCGTCCGAGAAACCGGTCGAATCATCCAGGTGCCGGTCGGCAAGGCTCTCCTCGGCCGCGTCGTCAACGCTCTGGGCCAGCCGATCGATAACAAGGGTCCGATCGCTTCCGACGAATTCCGACTTCTCGAAACCATCGCTCCCGGCGTTGTCGACCGACAGCCAGTTACCGAGCCGCTTCAGACCGGTATTAAGGCCATCGACGCCATGATCCCGATCGGCCGCGGCCAGCGCGAACTCGTCATCGGCGACCGCCAGACGGGTAAGACCGCGATCTGTATCGATACGATCATCAACCAGAAGAAGACGCACGAGCCCGGCGGAAGCCCGGTCTACTGCATCTACGTTGCTTGCGGCCAAAAAGCCTCCAACGTCGCCCGCGTCGTGAAGACGCTCGAAGAGCACGGCGCTCTCGAGTACACGACCATCGTTCTCGCCTCCGCCTCCGACTCGAACGCTGAGCAGTATCTCGCTCCGTTCGCCGGTGCCGCCATCGGTGAGTACTATCGCGACAACGGCATGCACGCTCTGGTCATCTACGACGACCTTACCAAGCAGGCTCAGGCCTACCGCGCAGTCTCGCTCCTTCTGCGACGCCCGCCTGGACGAGAAGCCTATCCTGGTGACGTTTTCTACCTCCACTCGCGCCTTCTGGAGCGAGCGGCGAAGGTGTCCGACGCCAACGGCGGCGGTTCGCTGACGGCTCTGCCGATCATCGAAACGCAGTCCGGCGACGTTTCCGCGTACATTCCGACAAACGTCATCTCGATCACCGACGGTCAGATTTACCTCGAGCCCGACCTCTTCTTTGCTGGCGTTCGCCCCGCAATCAACGTTGGTATTTCGGTCAGCCGCGTCGGTGGTAACGCCCAGATCAAGGCTATGAAGCAGGTCGCCGGTAAGCTGAAGCTCGAAATGGCGCAGTTCCGCGACGTTGCCGCGTTCGCTCAGTTTGCTTCCGACCTCGATAAGTCCACGCAGATGCAGCTCATCCGCGGTCAGCGACTCACCGAGCTCCTCAAGCAGGACTTGGTCAGCCCGCTCGACGTCGTCGATCAGATCATCGCGATCTACGCCGGTTCGCTCGGCGTGCTGGACAACCTATCGAACGACCAAGTCAAGCCGTTCGAACAGGGCCTGCTTGGCTTCGTGAAGGCCAAGTACAGCGACGTCGTCGAGACCGTTCGAAGCACCAAGGCGCTGTCGAAGGAAACCGAAGAGACGCTCACCAAGGCAATCAAGGAATACGAAGCGGAATTCGCCAAGTCGGGTCCCAAGGGCTACACCCAGTACGACACCGGCAAGGACACCGCCGAAGACGCCGTCAAGGCGAACATGTAA
- a CDS encoding transposase, with the protein MMSDHKGWYTPRKLPHYDTGDVNQFITFRLADSVPTNLLDQLEEELRLLKGDVERERTARVEKLLDLGHGSCVLHQTMCAEIVHDSLHFLDGTHYDLVSWVIMPNHVHFLARFNQGQSMPKALHALKSFTSNEIKKVHPQMGAVWMEGYFDRFMRSEEHYLRTIGYIHGNPVVARLCDEPGEFRWSSAYGNFD; encoded by the coding sequence TTGATGTCCGATCACAAAGGTTGGTATACGCCAAGGAAATTGCCTCACTATGATACTGGGGACGTTAACCAATTCATTACCTTTCGTCTCGCCGACAGTGTGCCAACGAATCTGCTGGATCAACTTGAAGAAGAGCTAAGACTCCTTAAGGGCGATGTTGAACGAGAAAGGACTGCTCGCGTGGAGAAGTTGCTCGACTTGGGCCATGGCTCCTGCGTACTTCATCAAACGATGTGCGCGGAGATCGTTCACGATTCTCTCCATTTTCTTGATGGCACCCACTACGATCTTGTCTCGTGGGTCATCATGCCAAACCATGTCCATTTTCTGGCTCGGTTCAACCAAGGTCAATCAATGCCGAAAGCGCTTCATGCTTTGAAGTCGTTTACTTCCAACGAGATCAAGAAGGTTCATCCTCAGATGGGCGCTGTGTGGATGGAAGGCTACTTTGATCGGTTCATGAGAAGTGAGGAGCATTATTTGAGAACGATTGGTTACATCCACGGAAATCCGGTGGTGGCTCGGCTTTGTGACGAGCCAGGTGAGTTCAGGTGGAGTAGCGCGTATGGCAATTTCGACTAG